From one Rhizobium lentis genomic stretch:
- a CDS encoding M24 family metallopeptidase has translation MALHFEKAEFASRLARLTEKMKEEKLDALLLFAQESMYWLTGYDTFGYCFFQTLVVKSDGTMALITRSADLRQAKHTSILEDIHIWVDRVNADPTLDLKNLLVEMDLLGARIGVEYDTHGMTGHVARLLDAQLTTFGQIVDASYLVGRLRLIKSPTEVAYVERAADLADDALDAAIRLTKPGADEADILAAMQGAIFSGGGDYPANEFIIGSAADALLCRYKAGRRKLDANDQLTLEWAGTYAHYHAAMMRTIVIGEPMQRHRELYNACRETIEAIETVLKPGHTFGDVFDMHARIMDERGLARHRLNACGYSLGARFSPSWMEHQMFHVGNPQPIEPNMSLFVHMIIADSDTGTAMTLGQTYLTTADAPRTLSRHPLDFIGL, from the coding sequence ATGGCACTGCATTTCGAAAAGGCCGAGTTCGCAAGCCGGCTTGCACGCCTCACCGAGAAGATGAAGGAAGAAAAGCTCGACGCCCTGCTGCTCTTCGCCCAGGAAAGCATGTATTGGCTGACCGGCTACGACACCTTCGGCTACTGCTTTTTCCAGACGCTGGTCGTCAAGAGCGACGGCACAATGGCGCTGATAACCCGCTCGGCCGATCTCCGCCAGGCCAAGCACACGTCGATCCTCGAAGACATCCACATCTGGGTCGACAGGGTCAATGCCGATCCGACGCTCGACCTGAAGAACCTCCTGGTCGAGATGGATCTGCTCGGCGCCCGCATCGGCGTCGAATATGATACGCACGGCATGACCGGCCACGTCGCCCGCCTGCTCGACGCGCAATTGACCACCTTCGGCCAGATCGTCGATGCCTCCTATCTCGTCGGCCGCCTTCGTCTTATCAAGAGCCCGACGGAAGTCGCTTATGTCGAGCGCGCTGCCGATCTCGCCGATGACGCACTCGACGCCGCAATCCGGCTGACGAAACCGGGGGCAGACGAGGCCGACATCCTCGCCGCCATGCAAGGTGCGATTTTTTCGGGCGGCGGCGACTATCCCGCCAACGAGTTCATCATCGGCTCCGCTGCCGACGCCCTGCTCTGCCGCTACAAGGCCGGCCGCCGCAAGCTTGACGCCAACGACCAACTGACGCTCGAATGGGCCGGCACCTACGCGCACTACCATGCCGCCATGATGCGCACGATCGTCATCGGCGAGCCGATGCAACGCCACCGCGAGCTCTACAATGCCTGCCGCGAAACCATTGAGGCGATCGAGACCGTGCTGAAGCCCGGCCACACCTTCGGCGACGTCTTCGACATGCATGCCCGGATCATGGACGAGCGCGGCCTCGCCCGCCACCGGCTGAATGCCTGCGGTTATTCGCTCGGCGCCCGCTTCTCTCCCTCCTGGATGGAGCACCAGATGTTCCATGTCGGCAATCCGCAGCCGATCGAGCCGAACATGTCGCTCTTCGTGCACATGATCATCGCCGATTCCGATACGGGTACGGCGATGACGCTCGGACAGACCTATCTGACGACGGCAGATGCACCGCGCACGCTTTCCCGTCATCCGCTCGATTTTATCGGGCTTTGA
- a CDS encoding ribose-phosphate pyrophosphokinase, translating into MKVFAGNSNRQLAEAICNYLNVPLGRASVRRFADQEIFVEIQENVRGEDVFLVQPTAFPANDHLMELLIMIDAMRRSSARRITAVLPYFGYARQDRRASGRTPISAKLVANLITEAGADRVMTLDLHAGQIQGFFDIPTDNLFALPVLTRDIKSHYDLSNVMVVSPDVGGVVRARALAKRLDCLLAIVDKRRDRPGESEVMNIIGDVTGKDCLLIDDIVDSGGTLCNAADALLAQGASSVTAYITHGVLSGGAVTRVTSSKLRELVITDSIQPTTAVLSAHNIRVVTTAPLIGEAISRTSQEESVSSLFD; encoded by the coding sequence ATGAAGGTTTTCGCAGGCAATTCGAACCGGCAACTCGCCGAAGCGATCTGCAACTATCTCAATGTTCCCTTGGGGAGAGCCAGTGTCCGAAGGTTTGCCGACCAGGAAATCTTCGTGGAAATCCAGGAAAACGTGCGCGGCGAGGACGTCTTCCTCGTGCAGCCCACCGCCTTTCCCGCCAACGACCACCTGATGGAACTGCTGATCATGATCGACGCCATGCGTCGTTCGTCGGCACGCCGCATCACCGCTGTTCTTCCCTATTTCGGCTATGCCCGTCAGGACCGCCGCGCCTCCGGCCGCACGCCGATCTCGGCAAAGCTGGTCGCAAACCTGATCACCGAAGCCGGCGCCGATCGCGTCATGACGCTCGATCTCCACGCAGGCCAGATCCAGGGCTTCTTCGATATACCGACGGACAACCTTTTCGCCCTGCCCGTGCTGACGCGCGACATCAAGAGCCATTATGACCTCAGCAACGTCATGGTCGTCTCACCCGACGTCGGCGGCGTGGTGCGCGCCCGTGCGCTCGCCAAACGGCTGGACTGTCTTCTGGCCATCGTCGACAAGCGTCGCGATCGGCCAGGTGAATCCGAAGTCATGAACATCATCGGCGACGTCACCGGCAAGGACTGCCTGCTGATCGACGACATCGTCGATTCCGGCGGCACGCTCTGCAACGCGGCCGATGCACTGCTCGCCCAGGGCGCCTCCAGCGTCACCGCCTATATCACGCATGGCGTTCTCTCCGGCGGCGCGGTCACCCGTGTCACCTCCTCGAAGCTGCGCGAACTCGTCATCACGGATTCGATCCAGCCAACCACGGCGGTGCTCTCCGCGCACAATATCCGCGTCGTGACGACGGCGCCGCTGATCGGCGAAGCCATCAGCCGAACGAGCCAGGAAGAGTCCGTCTCCAGCCTATTTGATTGA
- a CDS encoding 50S ribosomal protein L25/general stress protein Ctc — MSQETYELKAEARERVGKGSARELRRNGLIPAVIYGDKQAPIAIALNTNEVTKRIHAGGFMTTVATIEVGGKKYKVLPKDYQLDPVRDFTLHVDFLRVSGNTQVTVEIPVHFINDAKSPGLKVGGVLNIVRHEIEVHCPADAIPEFFNIDLSGKKIGDSIHISEVTLPKGVTTVIDRDFTIATIVAPAAGVDDSAAEAEGEAEA, encoded by the coding sequence ATGAGCCAGGAAACTTACGAGCTCAAGGCCGAGGCGCGCGAACGGGTTGGTAAGGGGTCCGCCCGTGAACTTCGCCGCAACGGTTTGATTCCCGCTGTCATCTATGGTGACAAGCAGGCCCCCATTGCCATCGCTCTCAACACCAATGAGGTGACGAAGCGCATTCACGCCGGTGGCTTCATGACCACCGTAGCGACCATCGAAGTCGGCGGCAAGAAGTACAAGGTTCTGCCGAAGGACTATCAGCTCGATCCGGTCCGCGACTTCACGCTGCATGTCGATTTCCTGCGCGTCTCCGGCAATACCCAGGTGACCGTCGAAATCCCGGTCCACTTCATCAACGATGCCAAGTCCCCGGGCCTCAAGGTCGGCGGCGTTCTGAACATCGTTCGCCACGAAATCGAAGTTCATTGCCCGGCCGATGCGATCCCGGAATTCTTCAACATTGACCTCAGCGGCAAGAAGATCGGCGACAGCATCCATATTTCGGAAGTCACCCTGCCGAAGGGTGTCACCACCGTCATCGACCGCGACTTCACGATCGCGACTATCGTCGCTCCGGCTGCCGGCGTCGACGACAGCGCCGCGGAAGCTGAAGGTGAAGCCGAAGCCTGA
- a CDS encoding EAL domain-containing protein: MNNSVENRFFGIVCGALLVFVAPLFVLFLFLSSERADKEIRDHISVLLVANAQALAKPLWDLDEDSVTQISATVVSQGAIVKVEVRDQSGQLDVSQSTIPRSFDGKLEQVSRAIIYNTVDGPKNLGSISVYYPALGLFSGLKQEEVVFISIFIFAVLAVFGTALIGNRFFVIQPLMRLTAAIEATRQLGSRHHVDWQSNDEMGRLARSFNEMQTKLESEEKELKFAHRRATDIYNLTPAMLFSLDEEDRITAVSDYWLLATGYTRAAVIGRNFADLVTPATRDKFIKRRQAESGMTVTVKFVCLDGRIMDVLIMESEADAEAHDRLSLSVMTDVTELKASEDRNHRQAITDHLTGLLNRQGFEAVLDSKIAAADAAGQELACLFVDLDRFKWINDNMGHAAGDTALIELVERLKTHLAPSDEAARLGGDEFAILLPAKDAERRAKAMCEQIASIFETPFAPDMHLSASVGIAIYPRHAATAAELLQKSDMAMYAKKRDGKNGAQLFNSAMLDRARSRAETEANIEAGLAENWFEAFLQPIVNLNGRGIAGFEALMRLNHPQKGLMPPAEIINVAEETGKIVRIGNVIMEKAIANVAKISRIPAMQDTYLAINFSPLQFEATLPARLAAIVGRHGIRPERIVVEITEAVLMHDNPQIRMIVTELRRFGCRIALDDFGTGYSSLSYLNRFPVDIIKIDQSFTRAINDGDDDVRQKSRMLIEGITTLSHKMNCTVIAEGIETEEECRTLHLMGLDYGQGYLFHRPQHAATLIEELTAPQPAVARAS, translated from the coding sequence ATGAACAATTCCGTTGAGAACAGGTTTTTTGGGATTGTTTGCGGAGCGCTGCTTGTTTTTGTCGCTCCCCTCTTTGTTCTCTTTCTATTTCTATCTTCGGAGCGCGCCGACAAGGAAATACGCGATCATATTTCCGTTCTTCTTGTCGCCAACGCCCAAGCGCTGGCAAAACCCCTCTGGGACCTCGATGAGGACAGCGTCACCCAGATCAGCGCGACGGTCGTTTCCCAGGGCGCCATCGTCAAGGTCGAAGTGCGCGACCAGTCGGGCCAGCTCGACGTCAGCCAGTCCACCATTCCGCGCTCCTTTGACGGCAAGCTCGAGCAGGTGTCGCGCGCCATCATCTACAACACCGTCGACGGCCCGAAGAACCTCGGCAGCATCAGCGTCTACTATCCCGCGCTGGGTCTTTTTTCCGGCCTGAAACAGGAAGAGGTCGTCTTCATCTCGATCTTCATCTTCGCGGTTCTGGCCGTTTTCGGCACGGCGCTGATCGGCAATCGCTTCTTCGTCATCCAGCCGCTGATGCGGCTGACGGCAGCGATCGAAGCCACCCGGCAGCTCGGCTCCCGCCACCACGTCGACTGGCAGTCGAACGACGAGATGGGGCGGCTTGCCCGCAGCTTCAACGAGATGCAGACAAAGCTCGAAAGCGAGGAGAAGGAGCTGAAGTTTGCTCATCGTCGCGCCACCGACATCTATAATCTGACGCCTGCCATGCTCTTCTCGCTCGACGAGGAGGACCGCATCACCGCCGTCAGCGACTACTGGCTGCTTGCCACCGGTTACACGCGCGCCGCCGTCATCGGCCGCAACTTCGCCGATCTGGTCACTCCTGCCACCCGCGACAAATTCATCAAGCGCCGCCAGGCCGAAAGCGGCATGACCGTCACCGTCAAGTTCGTCTGCCTGGACGGCCGCATCATGGACGTGCTGATCATGGAATCGGAAGCGGATGCCGAGGCTCACGACCGCCTCTCGCTATCGGTCATGACCGACGTCACCGAACTCAAGGCTTCCGAAGACCGCAACCACCGCCAGGCCATCACCGACCATCTGACCGGGCTGCTCAATCGCCAGGGCTTCGAAGCCGTTCTCGACAGCAAGATCGCCGCCGCCGACGCTGCCGGCCAGGAACTCGCCTGCCTCTTCGTCGATCTCGACCGCTTCAAGTGGATCAACGACAATATGGGCCATGCCGCGGGCGACACGGCGCTGATCGAGCTCGTCGAGCGCCTGAAGACCCACCTTGCGCCTTCCGACGAGGCCGCCCGTCTCGGCGGCGACGAATTTGCCATCCTGCTGCCGGCAAAGGACGCCGAGAGGCGCGCCAAGGCGATGTGCGAGCAGATCGCCTCGATCTTCGAAACGCCGTTCGCCCCCGACATGCATCTGAGTGCTTCCGTCGGCATCGCCATCTATCCGCGCCACGCCGCAACCGCGGCCGAGCTGCTGCAGAAATCCGATATGGCGATGTATGCCAAGAAACGCGATGGCAAGAATGGCGCGCAGCTTTTCAACAGCGCCATGCTCGACCGCGCCCGCAGCCGCGCCGAGACCGAGGCCAATATCGAAGCCGGCCTTGCCGAAAACTGGTTCGAGGCGTTCCTGCAGCCGATCGTCAATCTGAATGGCCGCGGCATTGCCGGTTTCGAGGCGCTGATGCGCCTCAACCATCCGCAGAAGGGGCTGATGCCGCCGGCCGAGATCATCAACGTCGCCGAGGAGACGGGAAAAATCGTCCGCATCGGCAACGTCATCATGGAGAAGGCGATCGCCAATGTGGCGAAGATTTCCCGCATTCCAGCCATGCAGGATACTTATCTCGCCATCAATTTCTCGCCGCTGCAGTTCGAGGCGACGCTGCCGGCCCGCCTTGCCGCCATCGTCGGTCGTCACGGCATCCGCCCCGAGCGCATCGTCGTCGAAATCACCGAAGCCGTGCTGATGCACGACAACCCGCAGATCCGCATGATTGTCACAGAGCTTCGTCGCTTCGGCTGCCGCATCGCGCTCGACGATTTCGGAACAGGCTATTCGTCGCTGAGCTACCTCAACCGCTTCCCTGTCGACATCATCAAGATCGACCAGTCCTTTACCCGCGCAATCAACGACGGCGACGACGACGTGCGCCAGAAGAGCCGCATGCTGATCGAAGGAATCACCACGCTCTCCCACAAGATGAACTGCACCGTCATTGCCGAGGGCATCGAGACCGAAGAGGAATGCCGCACGCTTCACCTGATGGGGCTGGACTATGGCCAGGGTTATCTGTTCCATCGTCCGCAACACGCAGCCACGCTCATCGAGGAACTGACGGCCCCTCAGCCTGCAGTTGCACGCGCCTCGTAA
- a CDS encoding substrate-binding periplasmic protein, giving the protein MKKLLFLACLALPCVAQAQTVAFTTEDYAPFNYREGKEIKGATVEQVEKVMAAIGVDYTIEVLPWARAFGLARTAPMTCVFATAHNGQRDPLFKWVEPLLVDRNILITRKGSGVTAGTLEEAKKYTIGTQREDYTETILKEKGFTKLDVASDFNATLRKLLSGRIDMMPISELYFEKLKGDQPLEMVTVLSSQPMGIACEKSFPEDLRAKMQAALDVLIANGEQKKIFLKYGMDLSE; this is encoded by the coding sequence ATGAAAAAGCTCCTGTTTCTCGCATGCCTGGCGCTGCCCTGCGTCGCCCAGGCGCAAACGGTGGCCTTCACCACCGAGGATTATGCCCCCTTCAACTATCGAGAAGGCAAGGAGATCAAGGGCGCGACCGTCGAGCAGGTCGAAAAGGTCATGGCGGCGATCGGCGTTGACTACACGATCGAGGTTCTGCCGTGGGCGCGCGCTTTCGGCCTCGCCCGCACGGCGCCGATGACCTGTGTTTTTGCCACCGCCCACAACGGCCAGCGCGATCCGCTGTTCAAATGGGTGGAACCGCTGCTCGTCGACCGCAATATCCTGATCACCCGCAAGGGTTCGGGCGTCACCGCCGGCACGCTGGAGGAAGCGAAGAAATATACGATCGGGACCCAGCGAGAGGATTACACCGAGACGATCCTCAAGGAGAAGGGCTTCACGAAGCTCGATGTCGCCAGCGACTTCAATGCGACGCTGCGCAAGCTTTTGAGTGGCCGCATCGATATGATGCCGATCTCCGAACTTTATTTCGAAAAGCTGAAGGGCGATCAGCCGCTGGAGATGGTCACCGTGCTCTCCTCGCAGCCGATGGGCATCGCCTGCGAGAAGAGCTTTCCCGAGGACCTGCGCGCCAAGATGCAGGCCGCTCTCGATGTGCTGATCGCCAATGGCGAGCAGAAAAAGATCTTCCTCAAATACGGCATGGACCTATCGGAGTAA
- the pth gene encoding aminoacyl-tRNA hydrolase — MLIIAGLGNPGGKYAGNRHNIGFMAVDAIQRRHSFSPWSKKFRAEIAEGELGGEKVLLIKPQTFMNLSGEAVGEAMRFYKLQPADLVVIYDELDLPPGKARLKTGGGHGGHNGIRSLDAHCGKEYRRLRLGIGHPGVKEMVQHHVLGDFAKADNVWLEPLLDTLADNADMLVRNEDSQLMNKIALALGGNAEEEKPRKEKKNSEKKPAAQSHIHQARNHQTKLPASGPMADMLKKMFGNKGE; from the coding sequence ATGCTGATCATCGCGGGTCTCGGCAATCCCGGCGGCAAATACGCCGGCAATCGCCACAATATCGGCTTCATGGCCGTCGATGCCATTCAGCGTCGCCACAGCTTCTCGCCGTGGTCGAAGAAGTTCCGGGCCGAGATCGCCGAGGGCGAACTCGGCGGCGAAAAAGTGCTGCTGATCAAGCCGCAGACCTTCATGAACCTGTCCGGCGAGGCCGTCGGCGAAGCGATGCGCTTCTACAAGCTGCAGCCCGCCGACCTCGTCGTAATCTATGACGAACTCGACCTTCCTCCCGGCAAGGCACGGCTGAAAACCGGCGGCGGCCATGGCGGCCACAACGGCATCAGGTCGCTGGACGCTCATTGCGGCAAGGAATACCGGCGGCTGCGCCTCGGCATCGGGCATCCCGGCGTCAAGGAAATGGTGCAGCATCATGTGCTCGGCGATTTCGCCAAGGCCGACAACGTTTGGCTCGAGCCGCTGCTCGACACGCTCGCGGACAATGCCGACATGCTGGTGCGGAACGAGGATTCGCAGCTGATGAACAAGATCGCCTTGGCGCTCGGCGGCAATGCGGAGGAGGAGAAGCCGCGGAAGGAAAAGAAAAACAGCGAGAAGAAGCCGGCCGCTCAGTCGCATATTCACCAGGCTCGCAACCATCAGACGAAACTGCCCGCCAGCGGTCCGATGGCCGACATGCTGAAGAAGATGTTCGGCAACAAAGGGGAATAG
- a CDS encoding GNAT family N-acetyltransferase — MPDQDFIIRPAVSGDLPGLTVLYRHLNPTDPHLDETVAEERFSAILAQPGMTVFIGFAGDLAAATVTQIVVPNLTRNGASYALIETVVTHAEHRQRGYAGAVIAHAVAEAWKAGCYKVMLLTGSKNPATLRFYENCGFTQDKTGYQIRRS, encoded by the coding sequence ATGCCGGATCAGGATTTCATCATCCGCCCCGCCGTATCAGGCGATCTCCCGGGGCTGACCGTCCTCTACCGGCATTTGAACCCGACAGACCCACATCTCGACGAAACCGTGGCCGAAGAGCGATTCTCCGCCATACTCGCCCAGCCGGGCATGACTGTTTTCATCGGCTTTGCCGGCGATCTGGCTGCTGCCACGGTGACGCAGATCGTCGTGCCGAACTTGACCCGAAACGGCGCCTCCTATGCCCTCATCGAAACCGTCGTCACCCACGCCGAGCACCGCCAGCGCGGTTATGCCGGCGCCGTCATCGCCCATGCGGTGGCCGAGGCCTGGAAAGCCGGCTGCTATAAGGTAATGCTGCTGACCGGCTCGAAGAATCCGGCCACGCTGCGCTTCTATGAAAATTGCGGCTTCACGCAGGACAAAACCGGCTACCAGATCCGCCGGTCCTGA
- the clpS gene encoding ATP-dependent Clp protease adapter ClpS: MSDNDVALKPKTKVKPKLDKPKLYKVILVNDDYTPREFVILILKAVFRMSEETGYRVMMTAHKLGSCVVVVCAKDIAETKAKEGIDLAKEMGFPLMFTTEPEE, encoded by the coding sequence ATGAGTGACAATGACGTTGCCCTGAAACCGAAGACCAAGGTGAAGCCGAAGCTGGACAAGCCGAAGCTCTACAAGGTCATTCTCGTCAACGATGATTACACACCGCGCGAATTTGTCATCCTGATCCTGAAGGCCGTCTTCCGCATGAGCGAGGAGACCGGCTACCGGGTGATGATGACCGCGCACAAGCTCGGCTCCTGCGTGGTCGTGGTCTGCGCCAAGGACATTGCCGAGACCAAGGCCAAGGAGGGTATCGACCTTGCCAAGGAGATGGGCTTCCCGCTGATGTTCACAACCGAGCCGGAGGAATAG
- the ychF gene encoding redox-regulated ATPase YchF: MGFKCGIVGLPNVGKSTLFNALTKTAAAQAANYPFCTIEPNTGEVAVPDPRMRKLADIAKSKELIPTRISFVDIAGLVRGASKGEGLGNQFLANIREVDAIVHVLRCFEDSDITHVEGRINPVADAETIETELMLADLESLERRTEQTRKRATGKDKESMAMLPIMEASLKLLNEGKPVRTLLSTLAPDEIAILKGLNLLTSHPVLYVCNVAESDASTGNEFTAAVAAMAKEQGAETVIISAAIEAEVAQLAEEEAKEFLSALGLDEAGLDRLIRAGYKLLDLITYFTVGPKETRAWTIERGTKAPQAAGVIHSDFERGFIRANTIAYDDYIKYNGEVGAKDAGKARDEGKEYVVQDGDVIHFRFNT; this comes from the coding sequence ATGGGCTTCAAATGCGGCATCGTCGGTCTGCCGAACGTCGGCAAATCGACCCTCTTCAATGCGCTCACCAAGACGGCGGCCGCACAGGCTGCGAACTATCCCTTCTGCACGATCGAGCCGAATACCGGCGAAGTCGCCGTGCCCGATCCGCGCATGCGCAAGCTGGCCGATATCGCCAAGTCCAAGGAGCTGATCCCGACCCGCATCTCCTTCGTCGATATCGCCGGCCTCGTCCGCGGCGCCTCGAAGGGTGAAGGCCTGGGCAACCAGTTCCTCGCCAATATCCGCGAAGTCGATGCGATCGTCCATGTGCTGCGCTGCTTCGAAGACAGCGACATCACCCATGTCGAAGGCCGCATCAATCCCGTTGCCGATGCCGAGACGATCGAAACCGAGCTTATGCTGGCCGATCTCGAAAGCCTGGAGCGTCGCACCGAACAGACGCGCAAGCGCGCCACCGGCAAGGACAAGGAGTCCATGGCGATGCTGCCGATCATGGAAGCCTCGCTGAAGCTGCTCAACGAAGGCAAGCCGGTGCGCACGCTGCTGTCGACGCTCGCGCCTGACGAGATTGCCATCCTCAAGGGGCTCAACCTCCTGACCTCGCATCCGGTGCTCTATGTCTGCAATGTCGCCGAAAGCGACGCCTCTACCGGCAACGAATTCACCGCGGCCGTCGCCGCCATGGCGAAGGAGCAGGGTGCCGAAACCGTCATCATCTCGGCGGCGATCGAAGCCGAGGTCGCCCAGCTTGCCGAGGAGGAAGCCAAGGAATTCCTCTCCGCCCTCGGCCTCGACGAGGCGGGTCTCGACCGGCTGATCCGCGCCGGCTACAAGCTGCTCGACCTCATCACCTATTTCACCGTCGGCCCGAAAGAAACGCGCGCCTGGACGATCGAGCGCGGCACCAAGGCGCCGCAGGCTGCCGGCGTTATCCATTCGGATTTCGAGCGCGGCTTCATTCGTGCCAACACGATCGCCTATGACGACTACATCAAGTACAACGGCGAGGTCGGCGCCAAGGATGCCGGCAAGGCGCGCGACGAAGGCAAGGAATACGTCGTCCAGGACGGCGACGTCATCCACTTCCGCTTCAATACCTGA
- a CDS encoding MaoC family dehydratase: MSAEKLSFEDFEPGRRFALGPKPVLAEEIIEFAQEFDPQPMHLDESAGRASILGGLAASGWHTSAMLMRMMADSYIVRALCEGAPGIDLMEWRKPVLAGDTLQGHSTVLEARQMRSRPGMGIVKFRHALENQRGEVVCLSENSVMIRMRLPPEGANMSSELPA; this comes from the coding sequence ATGTCGGCAGAAAAGCTTTCCTTTGAGGATTTTGAGCCGGGCCGTCGCTTCGCCCTCGGCCCTAAGCCGGTGCTCGCCGAGGAAATCATCGAGTTCGCCCAAGAGTTCGATCCGCAGCCGATGCATCTCGATGAGTCCGCCGGCCGCGCCAGCATCCTTGGCGGGCTTGCCGCCTCCGGCTGGCATACCTCCGCGATGCTGATGCGCATGATGGCCGACAGCTATATAGTGAGGGCGCTTTGCGAGGGTGCGCCGGGCATCGATCTGATGGAATGGCGAAAGCCGGTGTTGGCAGGCGATACGTTGCAAGGCCACTCCACCGTACTCGAAGCCCGGCAGATGCGCTCGCGCCCGGGCATGGGCATCGTCAAATTCCGCCACGCTTTGGAAAATCAGCGCGGGGAGGTCGTCTGCCTCTCCGAGAATTCGGTAATGATCCGCATGCGCCTTCCACCGGAGGGCGCCAATATGAGCTCGGAGCTGCCGGCATGA
- a CDS encoding MaoC family dehydratase: MRMSELYAVGEKAEIGSYTFTEEDIVRFARRYDPQRFHIDKEAAKDTLFGSLCASGWHTTAAWMRTFLAFWKKQSTALKERGLTAPNLGPSPGFQKLQWLRPVFAGDVVTYSVTLLSSRPLASRPGWHLNTILCEGVNQNGDPVMRFESGVLEFD, encoded by the coding sequence ATGAGAATGTCCGAACTTTACGCCGTTGGAGAGAAAGCCGAAATCGGCAGCTACACCTTCACCGAGGAAGATATTGTCCGCTTTGCCAGACGCTACGATCCGCAGCGTTTTCATATCGACAAGGAAGCTGCGAAGGACACCCTCTTCGGCAGCCTCTGCGCCTCGGGCTGGCACACCACAGCGGCCTGGATGCGCACCTTTCTCGCTTTCTGGAAAAAGCAAAGCACCGCCCTTAAAGAAAGAGGCCTGACGGCGCCGAACCTCGGCCCCTCACCCGGCTTCCAGAAGCTGCAATGGCTGCGGCCGGTCTTCGCAGGCGATGTCGTGACCTATTCCGTCACGCTTCTCTCCAGCCGGCCGCTCGCTTCGCGGCCGGGCTGGCACCTCAACACCATCCTCTGCGAAGGCGTCAATCAGAACGGCGATCCCGTCATGCGCTTCGAAAGTGGTGTCCTGGAGTTCGACTGA
- a CDS encoding adenine phosphoribosyltransferase, which translates to MNNTISELAASIRSIPDYPKPGIIFRDITTLLGNPRAFRRAVDELVQPYAGTKIDKIAGMEARGFILGGAVAHQLSSGFVPIRKKGKLPHETVRIAYSLEYGVDEMEMHRDAIEPGEKVILVDDLIATGGTAVGATKLLRQIGAEVVGACFVIDLPDLGGRRKLEELGVVVHTLVEFSGH; encoded by the coding sequence ATGAACAATACGATTTCGGAGCTCGCAGCCAGCATCCGCTCCATCCCCGACTATCCCAAGCCCGGCATCATTTTCCGCGACATCACCACGCTGCTCGGCAATCCCCGCGCTTTCCGCCGGGCGGTCGATGAGCTGGTGCAGCCCTATGCGGGGACGAAGATCGACAAGATCGCCGGCATGGAGGCCCGCGGTTTCATTCTCGGCGGTGCGGTGGCGCACCAGCTTTCCTCGGGCTTCGTTCCGATCCGCAAGAAGGGCAAGCTGCCGCACGAAACCGTGCGCATCGCCTACAGCCTGGAATATGGCGTCGACGAGATGGAGATGCATCGTGATGCGATCGAGCCCGGCGAAAAGGTGATCCTGGTCGATGATCTCATCGCCACCGGCGGCACGGCCGTTGGGGCCACCAAGCTTCTGCGCCAGATCGGCGCGGAGGTGGTCGGCGCCTGCTTCGTCATCGACCTGCCTGACCTCGGCGGCCGCCGGAAGCTGGAAGAGCTCGGCGTCGTGGTGCATACGCTGGTCGAATTCTCGGGGCACTGA